From the genome of Trachemys scripta elegans isolate TJP31775 chromosome 2, CAS_Tse_1.0, whole genome shotgun sequence:
acaaaaaaaaaaaaaaccctaaaaaacaaacaaacaaaaaaatccaacgCAACTAGTTAGGAACAAAGCCATGAGCTAATTAAAAAGATTCTATAAAGGTTTTATGTTGGGTTAGCTACCTCTGTTGAAACACTTCTATAAAGGAAGGATtggtcacttaagcacttttgcaTGTAATATCATTGGGACATCCCTTTCCCTGTTTCTCTAAAAAGCATCACATGCTTGCATTTCTTActgtcaaatttaattaacagAGAAAACTTTGCCACAGAAATGACAGAATAAGATTATATGAACAGTGCCACAATCATTGATGCTGTTCAACTAACTAGAGACCAGTTtgcaaaaaaatgtcaaaaccaaAAGCAATCATATCAATATAACctgttattacaaatattttccagtCAGTGCTTCAATATAgttaaaagttttttaaaaatccaccttTATTttgctaataaataaaaataagattgtCAGCAAAGTGGGTAAGTAATTTAAATGTTTAGTTATATAAATTAGCACAGTGATATTTGTTTGAATAAGTGCACTGAAAACAGACAACACCTTCCTTTCTTCTGATACCTGAACATTTATTTCCTTTTGCTTGAGTTACTGAGTAATATGTGGGCCTTTAGGTTCCCTGCATGACCTATAGTCAGCTAATACTAAATGGTCAATAGCTGAATCTCAAGACAATGTTTCACCAGATGGACAACTATGCTAACCTGCATACAATACATTCAAAGGTTTTACAGCATTATTGCAGTAGATTAGAGCCTTTGGCTTTGGGGAACGGGAGGAAGGCAGTATTTTTTACACCAGAACATGGATATGTAATGGATGAAAATTGGTAGGATGACTGACAGGAACCAATTTTTGCCTATGAAAATATAGTTTTTTCAGAGTTTGTAAAGAAAAAATGATAGGATATACAAGAACAAAAAATACTACCTTAAATTTGGATTAATCTGTTACATGCTGTACTTTGGCATTATTGTCACTGAACCTTGCAAAGAACACTTAATGGATAAGACATTCTAATCAGGATTGACAACAGCCAATTAAGTGTCAGAAGAATAATCTGATAAATACGTCTGCATGCTATAGGCATTTGCAGATAAGTCTTAACTGTCAATCTGAATGTTAAACATCTCTATTTCCATCTTGCTTTTGATGGCCTTATTAAAAAGGGAATGCTATCAGCTCTTTCAAATTGACTTTGGGAATGCTCTCTCCCAAAAAAGGACATTTCTGAATTTGGGAGAATCTGTGGGGACTCTTAAATATAGTAAATTTGTAATCAAACTGAGCAGGTGTATAGCTTGGTGAAGCAACTACATAGCTGCTGTCATCTCCATACATTTTCAGATATTGCAGGTGTCTGGTTTACAGTAGATCTGTCTCTTTAATGGGTGGAAGGATATCTGTGGACATTCTAGAAGGCCGTTCTCTGCTTTCAGTGCTCCTTGCTAGTCATACAGAAGATAGCACCTCATTGGTTGGATCACTCCCCTTCTTGTCTTCACTCTCAATGTCAATCACATGAACCGTGCCAGGCTTCAGGATCAAGTCGTCAGTCTCTATTTGACTCCTGCTATCATCCACCTCCACGTATTTCCCTTTAGACTGATGGGTAGCCTTCCCGAAGACATCTTTAAAATGTCGCTTGAACTCAGTATCTGGGCAATATACATACTCATAAAGGGCACCTGCAAGGACTGCTCCTATTATTGGTCCCACCCAATAGACCTACAAGAGAGGGAAGAAACCCCACAAGGGTATAtgatggaaaggaaaatgtttcagagaaaagcaatTTAGTGAAGACTTTAAATGGATGACTGTCCACAAAAGCCCCTTGAGTAGAGAGCTTAACTGACCTCTCTTGCTCAGAAATGGACATGATCTGAGCAATGAGGCTGTGTCTGTCTAGGTACTCCTGTGGCCTCTAAcgccatagtatctgaacatttCATAAACGCTGATGAATTTGTTCTCACAACACGCTTATGAGATGGGTAAGTGCTATCATCCCAGTTTTGTAGAAGGGAAATCTGAAGTACAGGGAGATTAACACCTCATTTTTTGGTGTATAAATGCAGAAAACAAACCAAAGTGCATAAACACATATTTCTACTTCTATTTTtaggaccacattttcaaaagaatccAAACCTGGTCTCTGAAATTGCAGACAGCTCTGCATACCTGATTTCTGTTCATCCAGAAGAGGCAGTTAGACTTCTAATTATCCTATTTGCACACAAATCTCTGGTGTGCCAATTTGCTTCAACATAATTCCCAATAGTCCTGCAATACTAGTTAGCCATGTACTGTTACAGGTCCCACCTGCCTTTGCTAAGGGCAGGTGACTGTCTCATATTTCAGGAGCAGAAGAGATCTTTCAAGCAGCTAGGACAGCAGTTCTGCTTCCCCTGGGCTGTTGCTACAATAAATACTATACACATATTTACAGCTTTGGTTATGTATTAGACGGCTTTAGATAATTAATTAATCTTGTGAATAATTACAGTTGTTTTAAAAGCTGAATAAACCATTTGGTGGTAAGAGTAAATCCACTTCTGTACGTTGACTAATGGAGGAAAAGTTAAGCATGGTGTAAGCgtttgcaagatcagagcctatgggcctgatcctactccAGTTGAAGGCAATGAAAGTTTTGCTATGAACTGCAGGGGCAATAAGATGGGCCCATTGTTTCAAATTAGGAAATATAGATAAACACGAAAGTATGTGGCCTTCTTAAAAATAATACTGGAAGTGTCTCCAAAAATGCCTGTCATGGCTTTAATTTGAGGAAAGTAAGACATTACCCCTCTCGTCTATCACACGtgaatttgtttttaacaatTATTTTATCCAGAATGCTTTAATAAACTATTGCATTGTCAGCACTGCAAAATCTATTAATCAAAAAAGCTTCCTACACATGTACTCTTAGTTGGGCTGATGCTTGCTCATCAAAGCAGGAAATATCTATGCTTTTAGCTACGGTCTTACTCTTACAAGGCCAGATACTGATCCCATTATCTCACATTGGTGAGAAGTTACTCATGTATGACCACTGATGCCAGATCAAAATGGAGAAGTTCTCATGTTGTATATCTGGCCCACTTTTTTTTAGAAGCATTTAGAAAATGTGAAGCCAGTGGATTACCTGAGTAACTACTCACCAGCTTGACTGAGGGGTTTGCAGTCAAGCTCAAAGTATCTTTTTTCCAATAACAACAATTCTTTTGATCACATtgcgttttttgtttttaacatgtcCTGATTCTCTCTCCATGCTTGCAGCCTCCTCAAAAATCCAACCTCCAAATACACAATAGGCAATTATAATTCATCCCACACAGGACAGAGTACAACTTTAACACTTGTACTTTAggcaaagaataaataaatatggtaAAGTTTGTGGCAGGTCAGTGGCCATCTTTCTCAGTGATTGTCTTTATTgaacattatgaaaaataaaaagagcaaatgaagaaaaaaatataatttggtaGCTGGTAATTGCTATTGTAAATGAAGCATAAAAGCAGTTACCCAGTGGTTTTCCCATTTCCCCATGATAACTGCAGGTCCAAATGATCGAGCAGGATTCATACTGGCACCAGTGTAGTTGAtctacagtaaaaataaaatgttaactaTTGCTATTATTAGAACATTATTATTCAACCATTTACTATCACCATTTGCTGTAattcagtacagtaactcctcacttaaagtcgtcccagttaacgttgtttcgttgttatgttgctgatcaattagggaacgtgctcgtttaaagttgtgcaatgctcccttctaacgtcgtttggcagccgcctgcattgtctactgcttgcaggaagagcagctggttgcagctagctggtgggggcttggaaccagggtggaccggcagcccccatcagctcccgctcccctaagttccctgtgcagcagcttccCAGCaagctagcaattgcagctgtgcctccccccactgccatgtgctgcacctgccctctgccttggagctgctccccgagactcctgcttgctgtgcaggggagagggaaggaagagggggactaatgtcagggtgtccccctccttcctgcaccccacttaccccatcttccatagagtgggggacacaccagggctcaggacggagggagcttgcagcagctgcggtctcagcaagctgatctaattaacaaggcagtgtacttaaaggagaaatgcacatatctccctccattcctgctgccttgtagagtgagagacttaacccttgagggctcagccaattgctagttcatcatttagcagtaagggaaatatcccaccctctgactcttccacctcaatcaagcttcacaatcatcatcactgtgtaccaatattaaattgtttgtttaaaacttatactgtgtgtgtgtgtgtgtataaattttCACCaggcaaaagactatattatatatagtctttatatatatatataatatagtcttttgcctGGTGAAAATTTtccccctggaacctaaccccctcatttacattaattcttatggggaaattggattcgcttaacatcgttttgcttaaagttgcatttttcaggaacataactacaacattaagtgaggagttactgtactgtcaCCCAAACCACTTTGAGCCATTTCTGATTTTGTATTTCCTGCCCACCTTTGTAGTATCAGACTATATTATCATTCTCCAGATCACCCTTCTAGTGACAGAATTTACAAAATTAACATCTACATAGACagataaaggcctgatccaatgccctaTCAATagaaagcctcccattgacttcaatgggctttgcaatGGATCCCCAACAGGCTACTAAAGAATTACACCTCTAAAGGCTCCTGGAGCTCCCACCTAGTTCTGGAGTAGGGACAGTGGAAGAAGGGCTCTATTATTTAAACAGAAGTCATTAACTTACAGCAAATAAATGTCCAATTGCAACAGAAAATCCAATTGCTAAAGCCACTGAACCAGTGACATCGCTTCGTTTTGAATCACAGCTGGCAAAAATAGTAAAAACCAGCTGGAATGTAATTATCAACTCCACCAGGAGTCCATGGCCAGCGGAAAGATCTCCGTGTACCTGGAAAAAGAAACCACCACCAAAGATGAAGCAAAGGTGAGTTTGCAGTTCAAAAAGCTACTACAAATGTTAATTGTTttgtgatttaaaatgtttagtcATGCACAGTGATGAAATGGCACTGTACTTTGGAAAGGTATGGATTCATTtcctatccttttttttttttgacagccaTGGAAAATTACTGATGGACTGACAAAGAAAGTTCTTACTGGATTTTAATGTAGAACTTCAAAGCTAGACTGCATTTATTACATATCGAATTTGCAAATGCTGCACTTAAACTTGCACAACTTTTTTTCTTGGGAGCACTGTAATTTACTATTCAATTATAAATTCATTAATTAGCCCTGACTTAATTAAttgaaatttcaattaaaaattaagCAGCGTGTGGCTCAAGTGCATTTTTAATAAGTCCTGCAACAGGGCTAACTGATGGCATTCCTTATTAGTTTAGAACAAAGTGGAAATCTAAGGCACAATCTATTTCAGAAGTGTGTCATTTTAAATTGATGTTTTTTCAATCACCATCATAATGGCATAGAATTAATTTCAGAATTCTTCTTGAAATTGTATTTCATGCATGTATATTTAAACTGTGAACGTGGATTAGCATTACCTGCTGTTACCAGATTTGGGGAATTCTAGAAGAGAAATCTTCTGTAAAAGAATTGCTGTAAATATTGCTCAGCATAAACCCATCCTAATGAGAGATCTAAGTCACATATAGGAGTTGTAAATAAACCAGCAATGCACTTAAACCATCACTTCTACTTTCTGGATTTAAATCTGACACTAAAAGGTTATTCTACTTTAAGAGTAGGAGCAAAAGTTGTTACCGTAGTAACTCCCAAGCCTCCCACCAAACTTGGGGGTGTGACAAGGTAGAGAATTCCTGCCCCCACTATGGCACCCAGGCATTGGGCAACAATATAGAAGACAGACTTGGCAAGGCTGATCTTCCTAGTGCAGACCATAGCAACAGTCACAGCAGGGTTAATATGGCCACCACTGATGTGTCCAAAGCACTGCACCATGGTTGCAATGCTCAGTCCAAAGCAGAGAGCGATAAGGACCATGTCTACAGGCAGAGGCTTTTCAGATCCACCCCAGTTGATTGTAGAGCCAAGGCTGAGGAGGACAAAAATTAGCATGGCCAAAAATTCTGCTGAAACAGCTTTCCAGAAAGGCTGAGTCCAGACGCCTTTAAATGCCACCATGATGGTCTCACACTTACACAGACGTCCACActtactgaaaaagaaaacaaatctgcATCAGAAGTCACCAAGTCAGCCTTAGATTTTGCTGTAGAGGATTATTATCTGGCTGACCTTCTGGGGATTGCAGCAACACTGGACACCCTATGGTGGGGCTAATAATAAAGATGTGCACTGCTAGAGAGACTAAAGAAACATTACTCATGCTCAGGAGGTTCTGTTCTTAGTATACTGCAGTCTAAAGGACACAGGGCAACTAGTCATTGTGTTTGCTAAGGAAAGTCTCTCTGAACAGATGGAGTTTCAGATAAAGAAAcctatagttttttaaaaataagtaggTTTGTCTTCTAGTTGCACCAAAATCTGCATTGAACTTGCATACTGTAAAACCCGATTAACTTCAGTGGCCCCTTTGTCCCTTGTGTTTATTCTATGGATAGCTTCCCTTTCTATGCAAATTTGTACTTTTACAGCACATATACAATATTTCAATAAAAGGCCAAGAGCCCAATCAAAATCATAATTTCCCAAACTACAACACTGATGTTGCAGTTTTGGAAGTTGCCATAGAAGGGTTTATAAGGGAGCCTctttttgaaatattattttgtgCCAATAAGAAACAACATATTTATGCATAGAGGACACATTCTTCAGGATGGACATTGGGTAAAATTAATTCAGCCAGGAGAATACAAGAAATCCTAAATTCTGTCCCTGAATCAAACATTCAATTTCTTTTGGGCTATGTTTGTAGGATGAGGAGCGAATTGTAGTAATATTTATTGTATAAGTAATGTGGAGaactgtgggtggggggagaaagtaCCACATTGGTTTCAATTGTGCACGAGCACCGATATTTACTAGGCTACACTGCCTTCATGATGAGTTACATTTTTGTTATGTGTCCAGAGACCTATGAAAGTGGGTTACTGAAGAAGAGTTATTTGTAGTATTAATAAAttgaaaataaaccaaaaagggAGCATTTTATGAGTTTCCAAGGAATGCAaacaagattttctttttctttatttaaacaaaggaaaataaaaatgttgaactgCTACAACTCAGAGCTGAATTTCAAGTGGAAGGATGGAGGAATTTAATAACTGGTTACCTAAGGTAATTTGAGCCATAGTACATACCTAACAACACTTACACTTGAAAGAATGCATTATGTATCTTCATAAGCACTAGAGGCACACATGACCATGAATTTCTCAGCAGTGCAGTTTTGATGCTCTCAAGGGAGGTGTGGCAGGGCCCACTCACTTCATGTGAGCACCCGTACTGGCTGAGTGTGTCTCTATACCTGCACTTCCTCTGCGTTGCTCTGCTTGTGGTGATCCCTGCTGGCAGTTAAACTTCTTAGGCAgatttcagtgactcagccctcagtTATTGTGAAACAGCAAACAGTTCCCTTCTGGACACAAGTCCAACAGGGCCTATCAAGTACCTACAGTTAGTCTGTTCCTGCAGCCCTCCTTGGGCTCTGTCTTAAATTGTCCTTGCTCTGGTATGGAGCAGtgtccccagggcttcctccttGGAGACTGTTCACCTATTGTCCCAGCTGAATCACTCTGtacagttcagtccccttccGGGTGGGTATGGCTGTGTTGTAACAGAAGTCCCACGAATGCGGCCCCTCTTTCTAGGTCTTCAGCCCCTTCCCTGGGCCAGTTTAATCTCCCCTTCTTCAGggaattggtgtgtgtgtgtacacgtaccCAGCTTGCCCACTACTCcaagtcccaacccagggaccttaTAAGTAGCAGCCACCTGCTGCTTCCCTTTAACTATTTACTGCTGCATTTCCCTGGGACAATTACCTACTGAAGCAATGAAGATTAAGCAGATGAAGAGATGAAGCAAAACTGGAACCTTAAACCCCTTTAAAATGTTGGCTGCACAGATATGAACCAGCACCTATAGTTTTGGTTTCAGTCAGGGCCCGAACAAGAAtgggacaatttttttctttttttgacccAGATGAGATTGTTTTCACAAGATTTCAACCACAGTGTGAAGAATTTACCTCTTGAGCACCTCCTTGGGGCTGGATGCAGTACTGCAGTCCTTCTCTCAGGTGCTTCCTGCAGACTGACTTTGGTGGGTGTTCAGTGGCTTAGCCCTCTGTCCAAGTCACAAACTCTGAGTGAACCCTTCCCAGGGTATTAAAGAGTCCAATAAATAAACAATCTCTTGGCCCTCGCTAGGGTCTTCAGCAGTGGCTCTGCGTCCTTTAAGTTCAGCCACTTGTTCAGGCTCCCAAACAAACTCCgtccccttcttggggtttaTGCCATGTTACCTATGGGGGAACGCAGGCCTGCCTGCTACTCTGGGTTTCAACCCAGGTCAGGGACCCTACACAAAGCAGCCACACACTGCTTGAGTCAATCAGTTGCTGACTCTTCCCACCAGGCCTTTTAACTTCATCCTTATCCCAGGGCTAAGGTTCTTAGGTACTATCTTTCCTCGCAAACCCAGCTCTGCAAAATACTGCCAGAAAACAATCTTTGGCTATCCCACAAGCTCCTGTGGCAGCACCCTTCTtttcccttctgctcccagccaggaactgaacatCTAAGGCCCTTGCAGTTCCTTTTATCTGGGCCACCAGGGcctgactggctgctgcagaTCCCTCTAGCCTTTGGAGGACCTGGTCCCTGTGGTTTCCAAAACAGCTGTTCTAAAGACTTCTCTTTAGGCAAGCTTGGAAGATCCATATTCGCTGCTGTTCTCCTCTCAGCTTGCTATTTCTTGGGTTGGGGTATAGTAGGACCGCGGGGCTCCCAGTCAGGGAGCTGCAAAGGCAGAATACACCTAGTCACACTAAGACTGTGGAAATCATGCAACAACAGCTAATCTTGCAACATTTCTATCATTCAAAATGGCCAAATGTTCACTAAAACAGCTTATGAAATTGATACTGAATTTGAACCCTAAACGAGATTGTCACTTAAACCCACCCTCTACCACTGGCCTAACTCTTAACACAGATCCAACCAAATACTACCTCCCTGCCAACAGTCTGGTGCATTGTGCATGGAGACAGGAACTCCTAGTCTTCACCTTGTATTTACTCTCGAGTCATTGTGCAATGTTGGCCAAGTCACAACCATTCTGTGTTTaattttcctcctctgtaaaattagaataaaaataCATTCCTGTCGGACAGAGGGCACTGTGGCCTGTCCTGTAAGCTGGTGGAATGTAAGGgggcctgaagtgcctccttATTCCCTTGCACCAGTGTGTTGTACTATTGCTTCCCAGcatgcaggggcagcaggtgcttcatttccccacccctgcacaaGTAGGCAGAAAGGGGCAAAGCACTGGCAAATGTACCTGTTGGCATAGCTACACTAGCACATCAGAGAGCATATGATGTGtcaggtttgcagatgacacaaaaattgggggcatggtaaataatgaagaggacaggtcacttagTAAACTGGACTCAAGCAAACAGTATGCTTCTTAATATGGCTAAGTGTAAAtacatacatctaggaacaaagatagtaggccatacttacaagataggggactttatcctgggaagtagtgactctgaaaaggatttggtggtcgtggtggataatcagatgaagatgagcttccagtgtgatgctatggccaaaaggcCTAATGTAACCCTTGGacgcataaacaagggaatcctgagtaggagtagagaggttattttacctctatatttggcactgcagcaggaatactgtgtccacttcttactcctgggggaaatctgTGCCACTACACCTGCGCAGagttcatgtcccccacagatttctttgcttccccacagaaaaatgactttctgacagggaagcaaagggaagccacaagactAGTCATGTGCCATTCCCCTGCAGCGCGGATGCGTTGTTTCAggagcccagagcagccagcGGAGTGGTAATCATTGGGGGGGTGGGCTAGGAACATCCTGGCCAGTCGCTCCTATCCTGTGCCAGGTTCAGCTACTAgtcctggctggctggggaggatgggacttcctcttcctctgcaagaAGCAACCaggactgggtcagacccacttCCAGAAacctccccagctgctggaagctCTGCACTCTCCCCCCTACCCTGCTTCTTGCTCCCATCACTActcagctgtggggggcaggggtcactGTACAGAGAGCTACTCCCCCATTTGCCCAACCCCCGTACATCCAGATCCACCTCATACCCAGATTGCCCTGCCAAGCTTCATgctctgcacccagaacccccccactgACTTCCTTGAACCCAAACCCACACCCCAACAAGCCTCACTCTCTGCATCCAGAGCCCCTTGCACCCAGACCCTCCCgccaagccccacctccctgcatctggaccccacccctgcacccagaccagtCCCTGCATTCGAACTCCCATCCCTGCAGCTGGACCACCCTTACTAGCCCCCCGCACCCAGATTTccaccccactgaaccccacCAAGCCAGCACCTGGACCTGCAACCCACCAAGCCAGCAACTggacccccccgctgagcccTTCACACCCAttcccccctgctgagccccaaccaccttcacctggacacCCCAGCAGAGACCCATTTTGTCTGCATCCAGAAACCACCCCCCAGTGAGTCCCTGTTCATCCAGATCTCTCTCGCACCCGGACCCCCCACGAAGCCACCCgcatccagattgccccacacagaaccctatcaccccacacctggatctccctacactaagcccctccatacttggatcctgctgggctgagcctgcctgcctacACCTAGTGTgcttggcacagaggggcagggccctggagtGTTTCTGGGACAGTCCTAGTCCTTGCACTATGTCAGGGTCAGCTGTAACTTTACCGCTGAGTCcatgtctgggggaggggaggtgcagggTGATTTCCTACCTCTGTGtagtcagtggcctgtgctccccactgccatgctggagtctccacacttatttattgacaaataaaatttgcagaattttaaaatattgtgtggagaatgttaattttttggcacagaattccctcaggagtaacttctggtgtccacaattcaagaaggatgttgataaattggagagagttcagagacaAGCAATGAGGCTGAGGAAagaacatgccttatagtgacagactcaaagagtttGATCTATCTAGCTTAACAACGAGAAGAgttaggggtgacttgattacagtctataagtgtctacatagggaacaaatatttaattaggggctcttcattctagcagaCTAAGATATAACACTATCCAATGTCTGGAAATTGAAACTAGATGAATTAAGATTGGAAATAAGgaatacatttttaactgtgagagtaattaaccggtggaacaatttaccaagcatcgtggtggattcttcatcactaacaattttaaaatcaagattagatgttttgcTAAAAGTTCTGCTCTAAGAATtctttttgggaagttctatggcctatgttctaTCAGAAGTCAGAGTAGAtaatcacactggtcccttctggccttgaaatctatacATCTAGGACTCAACCTGATGCAGTTTACTCCCTGCCAGGGGCAGCGGAGAGATTGGAAGGGAGACTAATTTGGGGAGTCacagggcatgtctgcactacaaaattaagtccacctatgttaggtcaacttacagccaccacaATAATTACTGTGGTTTTTCATGTCCATGCTGTTGATGGTGCTCGTGCTCACCTTGAGCGCTTCTTCCGAGCTAAGAGGGGcagtatggggtggggggtgggggctgagagccCGGGCTGTCAGCTCCCTGCGGGGCTCTCCATccggagcccagctgccccatgggctcctggctccctgctctctgctgggagccgagcagcagcccaggctctgagcaTGGAGCTCCCCACATGGAGTGGGGAGCCCAGGTGGCAGCTGGGCTCCTAGTGACGAATGGGAAGccaggagcccaggctccagcggtTAGCTCTGTGGGGAGTGGGTAGCTGAGAACCTGGGCGGTAGCCGGGCTTACAGCTGGAGCCTTCCACCTACCCTGGAGTGACAGCCCCAGCTGTGAGCCGGGCACAAGGTTCACAGGAGGGTACCTACCCGCCTtccttgtcaatttcagggcttgtcaggagctgtgaaattgacaagaatgacagccaacagccgatGAAAGTAATGCAGTTTCTACACAGCGTAGACACTGTGTCACCCTAACTGCACAGACATAAGCCctct
Proteins encoded in this window:
- the AQP4 gene encoding aquaporin-4 produces the protein MSDRPAARSWGKCGRLCKCETIMVAFKGVWTQPFWKAVSAEFLAMLIFVLLSLGSTINWGGSEKPLPVDMVLIALCFGLSIATMVQCFGHISGGHINPAVTVAMVCTRKISLAKSVFYIVAQCLGAIVGAGILYLVTPPSLVGGLGVTTVHGDLSAGHGLLVELIITFQLVFTIFASCDSKRSDVTGSVALAIGFSVAIGHLFAINYTGASMNPARSFGPAVIMGKWENHWVYWVGPIIGAVLAGALYEYVYCPDTEFKRHFKDVFGKATHQSKGKYVEVDDSRSQIETDDLILKPGTVHVIDIESEDKKGSDPTNEVLSSV